Proteins encoded in a region of the Quercus lobata isolate SW786 chromosome 8, ValleyOak3.0 Primary Assembly, whole genome shotgun sequence genome:
- the LOC115958240 gene encoding probable lipid-A-disaccharide synthase, mitochondrial isoform X2, giving the protein MLFRTMWKPNSGNNVGFSSLMRRYISVSGRSVLDVAAKDGELRVFIVSGEVSGDSIGSRLMVSLKKLCPLPIRFSGVGGSMMSRQGLISLFPMEDIAVMGIWELLPHLNKFRLRLKETMEAAFLFQPHVVVTVDSKGFSFRLLKKLRANYSQQGLDGPVHFHYVAPSFWAWKGGEARLKGLAEFVDQVLCILPNEEEVCKSNGLAATFVGHPILEDLLELNLGKDNSPHEWKVEGDFEDFRSKNGIPAEATVISLLPGSRLQEVTEMLPIFSNTMELLKDSFPELMSVIHIAPNQHVEKYITGIVHNWPVPAILIPGGLPHLKYDAFSASRAALCTSGTVALEMQLARLPCVVAYQAHLLTEWFIRYKAKISYISLPNILLDSAIIPEALFQACTPSKLASLLMELIHNESLREQQIVAAEKVTRLLYPTERNIKSFLQRDFTDFTPSIIAASTILYYAKH; this is encoded by the exons ATGTTGTTCAGAACAATGTGGAAACCGAACAGTGGGAATAATGTGGGGTTCTCAAGCCTGATGAGGAGATATATATCAGTTTCAGGCAGATCTGTATTGGATGTGGCAGCAAAAGATGGGGAGTTGAGAGTCTTCATAGTTTCGGGAGAGGTTTCTGGGGATTCCATTGGTTCCCGTCTCATGGTATCTTTAAAGAAGCTCTGTCCACTTCCTATCCGTTTTTCTGGTGTGGGAGG GTCCATGATGTCAAGGCAAGGATTAATATCCCTTTTTCCTATGGAGGATATTGCAGTGATGGGAATATGGGAGTTGTTGCCACATCTTAATAAATTCAGA CTGAGGCTGAAGGAAACGATGGAGGCTGCTTTTCTGTTTCAACCTCATGTTGTTGTAACAGTGGACTCAAAGGGGTTCTCATTTCGTCTCCTAAAGAAGTTGCGGG CTAATTACAGTCAGCAAGGATTGGATGGTCCTGTACACTTCCATTATGTAGCACCATCATTCTGGGCATGGAAAGGGGGTGAAGCAAGACTCAAAGGCCTAGCTGAATTTGTGGATCAAGTATTGTGCATACTTCCAAATGAGGAAGAAGTTTGCAAATCAAATGGCTTGGCTGCAACCTTTGTGGGCCACCCCATTCTGGAGGATCTTTTGGAGTTGAATTTG GGAAAGGATAACTCACCACATGAATGGAAGGTAGAAGGAGATTTTGAAGATTTCAGAAGTAAAAATGGCATACCTGCAG AAGCCACAGTCATTAGCTTGCTTCCTGGAAGCAGATTACAAGAGGTCACAGAAATGCTTCCTATCTTTTCAAACACGATGGAATTACTAAAAGATTCCTTTCCTGAGTTGATGTCAGTGATCCACATTGCTCCGAATCAGCATGTAGAGAAGTACATCACTGGAATTGTTCATAATTGGCCTGTTCCTGCTATATTAATTCCAGGAGGATTACCTCACCTAAAATATGATGCATTTAGT GCGAGTAGGGCTGCTTTATGTACTTCTGGTACAGTTGCTTTGGAGATGCAGCTTGCACGCTTGCCTTGTGTTGTTGCTTATCAAGCCCATCTTCTAACTGAATGGTTTATTCGTTATAAAGCAAAGATATCTTACATTTCCCTCCCCAATATTCTCTTGGATTCTGCAATTATTCCTGAAGCTCTCTTCCAAGCATGCACACCTTCAAAGCTCGCCTCATTGCTCAT GGAGTTGATACACAATGAAAGCCTACGAGAACAACAGATTGTTGCTGCTGAAAAGGTCACCCGGCTTCTTTACCCTAcagaaagaaatataaagagCTTTTTACAGCGGGATTTTACCGATTTCACACCAAGCATAATAGCAGCATCCACCATATTATACTACGCTAAGCATTGA
- the LOC115958240 gene encoding probable lipid-A-disaccharide synthase, mitochondrial isoform X1, with protein sequence MLRVRECLEMLFRTMWKPNSGNNVGFSSLMRRYISVSGRSVLDVAAKDGELRVFIVSGEVSGDSIGSRLMVSLKKLCPLPIRFSGVGGSMMSRQGLISLFPMEDIAVMGIWELLPHLNKFRLRLKETMEAAFLFQPHVVVTVDSKGFSFRLLKKLRANYSQQGLDGPVHFHYVAPSFWAWKGGEARLKGLAEFVDQVLCILPNEEEVCKSNGLAATFVGHPILEDLLELNLGKDNSPHEWKVEGDFEDFRSKNGIPAEATVISLLPGSRLQEVTEMLPIFSNTMELLKDSFPELMSVIHIAPNQHVEKYITGIVHNWPVPAILIPGGLPHLKYDAFSASRAALCTSGTVALEMQLARLPCVVAYQAHLLTEWFIRYKAKISYISLPNILLDSAIIPEALFQACTPSKLASLLMELIHNESLREQQIVAAEKVTRLLYPTERNIKSFLQRDFTDFTPSIIAASTILYYAKH encoded by the exons ATGCTGAGGGTCAGGGAGTGCTTGGAAATGTTGTTCAGAACAATGTGGAAACCGAACAGTGGGAATAATGTGGGGTTCTCAAGCCTGATGAGGAGATATATATCAGTTTCAGGCAGATCTGTATTGGATGTGGCAGCAAAAGATGGGGAGTTGAGAGTCTTCATAGTTTCGGGAGAGGTTTCTGGGGATTCCATTGGTTCCCGTCTCATGGTATCTTTAAAGAAGCTCTGTCCACTTCCTATCCGTTTTTCTGGTGTGGGAGG GTCCATGATGTCAAGGCAAGGATTAATATCCCTTTTTCCTATGGAGGATATTGCAGTGATGGGAATATGGGAGTTGTTGCCACATCTTAATAAATTCAGA CTGAGGCTGAAGGAAACGATGGAGGCTGCTTTTCTGTTTCAACCTCATGTTGTTGTAACAGTGGACTCAAAGGGGTTCTCATTTCGTCTCCTAAAGAAGTTGCGGG CTAATTACAGTCAGCAAGGATTGGATGGTCCTGTACACTTCCATTATGTAGCACCATCATTCTGGGCATGGAAAGGGGGTGAAGCAAGACTCAAAGGCCTAGCTGAATTTGTGGATCAAGTATTGTGCATACTTCCAAATGAGGAAGAAGTTTGCAAATCAAATGGCTTGGCTGCAACCTTTGTGGGCCACCCCATTCTGGAGGATCTTTTGGAGTTGAATTTG GGAAAGGATAACTCACCACATGAATGGAAGGTAGAAGGAGATTTTGAAGATTTCAGAAGTAAAAATGGCATACCTGCAG AAGCCACAGTCATTAGCTTGCTTCCTGGAAGCAGATTACAAGAGGTCACAGAAATGCTTCCTATCTTTTCAAACACGATGGAATTACTAAAAGATTCCTTTCCTGAGTTGATGTCAGTGATCCACATTGCTCCGAATCAGCATGTAGAGAAGTACATCACTGGAATTGTTCATAATTGGCCTGTTCCTGCTATATTAATTCCAGGAGGATTACCTCACCTAAAATATGATGCATTTAGT GCGAGTAGGGCTGCTTTATGTACTTCTGGTACAGTTGCTTTGGAGATGCAGCTTGCACGCTTGCCTTGTGTTGTTGCTTATCAAGCCCATCTTCTAACTGAATGGTTTATTCGTTATAAAGCAAAGATATCTTACATTTCCCTCCCCAATATTCTCTTGGATTCTGCAATTATTCCTGAAGCTCTCTTCCAAGCATGCACACCTTCAAAGCTCGCCTCATTGCTCAT GGAGTTGATACACAATGAAAGCCTACGAGAACAACAGATTGTTGCTGCTGAAAAGGTCACCCGGCTTCTTTACCCTAcagaaagaaatataaagagCTTTTTACAGCGGGATTTTACCGATTTCACACCAAGCATAATAGCAGCATCCACCATATTATACTACGCTAAGCATTGA